Sequence from the Papilio machaon chromosome 21, ilPapMach1.1, whole genome shotgun sequence genome:
ttaataataagataacCATTTTCATAGCTGCtagacatattatatttattaatttacaggACAGTGACATTGACGCCGCTTTAGTAGTGAAGAAACTGGGAGAGATAAGTGCAGCGCGTGGCCGCAAGCGTACTGATCGTCGCGCACAACTGGAATTACTGCACGAACTGCGCACAGTCGCACAACAGCACAACTTAGGTGACGCCCTACAACTTAAACTGCGTGCGGCCACTGTCGCCGCGTTATTTGACTACAATCCTAAAGTCTCAGACGCCATGAAACCGGAATACTGGTCTAGACTGGTCGAGAATGTAGACCATATGGTGACTCTCCTTCTAGCTCATGAAGATATGCAACTGAGCGAGACTATTACTGAGGAAAATGAAGAATTTGTAACTGCACCCTTCCGTGTACGTGGTTGTGTTTTGACAGCTTTAGAACGCCTCGATGATGAGTTTACTAAATTGTTAAAGGAGTGTGATCCTCACTCAAACGAGTATGTGGAGAGACTAAAGGATGAAGTACGCGTCTCCGCGCTCATAGACCGCGTTTGCCAAGTAGTTGAACGTGACGGATCGCCGCAGGAAGTTTGCCGCGCTTATCTGCGTAAAATAGACCATTTGTACTATAAATTTGATCCGCGTGCGGTGAAAAAAGAATCTCCTCCCGGTGAGGAATCGACCGTCAAGAAAATGGAGCGTCTCTGCAAATATATTTACGCGCACGACGAGTCCGATCGTCTGAGAACTCGCGCTATTTTATCACACATCTATCATCATGCTTTACACGACAACTGGTTCCAAGCTCGCGATCTTCTCCTCATGTCTCACCTACAAGAGACGGTCCAACATTCCGATCCGAGTACTCAGATTTTGTACAATCGGACCATGGCTAACTTGGGACTCTGTGCATTCCGCCGCGGCAACGTGAAGGAAGCGCACGGATGCTTGGCGGAGTTGATGATGACAGGTAAGCCGAAAGAGTTGCTCGCTCAAGGTCTGCTACCTCAACGTCAGCACGAGCGCTCCAAGGAGCAGGAGAAGATCGAGAAACAGAGGCAGATGCCGTTCCATATGCATATCAATCTTGAACTATTGGAATGCGTGTATTTGGTGTCGGCGATGCTAATCGAAATTCCATACATGGCGGCTCACGAGTTCGACGCGCGCCGTCGCATGATCAGTAAGACGTTCTACCAGAACCTTCGCGCTAGCGAGCGGCAGGCGCTGGTGGGGCCACCGGAGTCGATGCGCGAGCACGCCGTGGCAGCTGCCAGAGCTATGCGCCGAGGGGACTGGCGAGCCTGCCTTAACTTTATTGTTAACGAGAAAATGAATGCTAAGGTAATGAATGCTCAATAATTCATCACtacaaattagattttttatttcttttcttaatttatgtctttcttaaaacttaatataatgCATATACTGTTATTGCAGGTTTGGGACCTAATGGTTGGCGCTGACAACGTTCGCGCTATGCTCGGTCGTCTTATCCGAGAAGAGTCACTGCGAACTTACTTGTTCACGTACGCGCACGTATACGCGTCGCTGTCGCTGCGTTCATTGGCGGACATGTTTGAACTGCCGCGTCAACGCGTTCACTCTCTAGTGTCGAAGATGATCATCAATGAAGAATTGTTGGCGTCTCTCGATGATCCCAGCGAGTGCGCTATATTGCACCGTTCGGAGCCAACTAGGATGCAAGCGCTGGCGCTGCAACTTGCcgataaggttaattttttagtTCAATGAACGCCCATACGCTTATGAAAAGTCTATTACAGATAGTTAAAGAATGGACAACCCAatcatttacttaaaaatttcttCCATATAGATTTCAGTAAAGGATG
This genomic interval carries:
- the LOC106709125 gene encoding eukaryotic translation initiation factor 3 subunit C, producing MSRFFATGTDSESESSSEEEQVVRAPAPVYTFSDDEEETKRVVRSMKEKRYEELEGIIHSIRNHRKIKDFSSALASFEELQRAYTRAAPVVQKEENGIAPRFFIRALVELDDWVAGAWADRDARKALSKGNSKALTSLRQKLRKYEKDFDAEITKFRENPDLPDDDEERKDTSSSDESDDEDKVKEKVRVRRSPEPPRRPPPQDDESSDSMDWGSSSSDSSSSSDDEARGAATLRERFLKKTTERDDDEEGDKRRARRERRERGAGKISKRDQTDDGGEWETVRKGAATSDKPKMFAKDSDIDAALVVKKLGEISAARGRKRTDRRAQLELLHELRTVAQQHNLGDALQLKLRAATVAALFDYNPKVSDAMKPEYWSRLVENVDHMVTLLLAHEDMQLSETITEENEEFVTAPFRVRGCVLTALERLDDEFTKLLKECDPHSNEYVERLKDEVRVSALIDRVCQVVERDGSPQEVCRAYLRKIDHLYYKFDPRAVKKESPPGEESTVKKMERLCKYIYAHDESDRLRTRAILSHIYHHALHDNWFQARDLLLMSHLQETVQHSDPSTQILYNRTMANLGLCAFRRGNVKEAHGCLAELMMTGKPKELLAQGLLPQRQHERSKEQEKIEKQRQMPFHMHINLELLECVYLVSAMLIEIPYMAAHEFDARRRMISKTFYQNLRASERQALVGPPESMREHAVAAARAMRRGDWRACLNFIVNEKMNAKVWDLMVGADNVRAMLGRLIREESLRTYLFTYAHVYASLSLRSLADMFELPRQRVHSLVSKMIINEELLASLDDPSECAILHRSEPTRMQALALQLADKVGNLVDSNERIFEKQGSFFQRGGAGRGEGRQRERPRDGWGRRQRNRRRDDERGHDD